Proteins encoded by one window of Haliotis asinina isolate JCU_RB_2024 chromosome 6, JCU_Hal_asi_v2, whole genome shotgun sequence:
- the LOC137286864 gene encoding uncharacterized protein, producing MFTTDRMSLCVRMLLLLASLSTVMSQDSPVTMCLTDDDRNRTLNVTLTCPPNSIIAVGESFFGQNQWGLCTLTRDDCTENILSMNVCDGKRNCSISFPGTYTTKCGFATFLRVVYDCVAGPVNIPAHVEQRTPDPPQQKRPLTPPPTHPRRVANSDPVVTPQNNDDTALIAVCAVAVVITLLVLTFAIYLVIRRLLGVHQDVHSPGLIKNNGISGLFYGQFGCILSRCHEQDPEDGGEGLGAPPAEQDDDDESRVAPVGADAVEEVYELGRPDMTSDSPNQTNVTGQNPTERNSARGSHGTEEHNEMNPRGSRVVGVGASATSGDGVSAAQGVDTRHVRLDAVAVPNTELSTLC from the exons ATGTTTACAACAGATAGGATGTCCCTGTGTGTTCGAATGCTGCTGTTGCTTGCGTCACTCTCTACAGTGATGTCTCAAG aTTCTCCAGTAACAATGTGTCTGACGGACGACGACAGGAACAGGACGCTGAACGTGACGCTGACGTGCCCCCCAAACTCCATCATAGCCGTGGGGGAATCATTCTTCGGTCAGAATCAGTGGGGACTATGTACCCTCACTAGAGACGACTGCACTGAAAACATCCTCAGCATGAACGTCTGTGACGGCAAGAGAAACTGTAGCATCTCCTTCCCCGGCACGTACACCACCAAGTGTGGCTTCGCCACCTTCCTCAGAGTCGTGTACGACTGTGTAGCTG GACCCGTCAATATACCTGCCCACGTGGAACAGAGGACGCCTGACCCCCCGCAGCAGAAACGACCTTTGACTCCGCCCCCTACTCACCCCAGGCGCGTGGCCAACTCGGACCCCGTGGTGACCCCACAAAACAATGATG ACACTGCCTTGATTGCCGTGTGTGCTGTTGCTGTCGTCATCACGTTGCTGGTTCTCACCTTCGCCATCTACCTCGTCATCAGGCGGCTTCTcgg TGTCCACCAAGACGTTCACAGTCCAGGTCTCATCAAGAACAACGGAATCTCGGGTCTATTCTATGGTCAGTTTGGATGTATCTTATCCCGCTGTCATGAGCAAGACCCTGAAGATGGTGGGGAAGGACTCGGAGCTCCACCCGCAGAGCAGGACGATGACGATGAAAGCAGGGTGGCGCCCGTAGGAGCTGACGCGGTGGAGGAAGTGTACGAATTGGGCAGACCGGACATGACGTCAGATAGTCCAAACCAGACAAATGTTACGGGGCAGAATCCTACTGAACGTAACTCAGCGCGTGGGTCACATGGAACGGAAGAGCACAATGAGATGAATCCTCGGGGTAGTAGAGTTGTTGGCGTCGGTGCATCTGCTACATCCGGTGATGGGGTCAGCGCTGCCCAAGGGGTGGACACAAGGCATGTTCGACTGGATGCAGTGGCAGTGCCGAACACAGAGCTCTCTACACTGTGCTAG
- the LOC137286381 gene encoding interleukin-1 receptor-associated kinase 1-binding protein 1-like, which translates to MASYRPVRVFAEMQNRPVEKSPHKIIQFDDNRAACEPVSPGDRQIRVTAVGEVSQPPDLCRFTVRVTSKKDNPQDAKNSVARRLDYIVQTLQNHGIKEEDLHIHKHLSRSDSLFVMETEVGVKFGDIKKSESVSNLLVEKLDDTVTVSLPEFFHTNQSLESLRKQASLVAIHNAKQKAQEMARFVHLSVGRPVYIMEEDSQEIEGHTDTNSDSVTMTTIQERISNATITVRSRVSASFELKPKVKKVLR; encoded by the exons ATGGCCTCATATCGCCCAGTAAGAGTGTTTGCTGAGATGCAGAATCGCCCGGTGGAGAAATCACCTCACAAGATAATACAGTTTGATGACAACAGGGCAGCATGTGAGCCAGTGTCACCAGGGGACCGGCAAATTCGAGTAACTGCTGTGGGTGAAGTTTCTCAGCCCCCTGATCTGTGTCGCTTCACAGTGCGAGTCACCAGCAAGAAGGACAACCCCCAGGATGCCAAGAACAGCGTGGCCCGGCGCCTAGACTACATCGTGCAGACCCTACAGAACCACGGAATCAAG GAGGAGGACCTACACATCCATAAACACCTGTCCAGGAGTGACTCGCTGTTTGTGATGGAGACAGAGGTTGGGGTCAAGTTTGGAGATATCAAGAAGAGTGAGAGTGTCAGCAACCTGCTGGTGGAGAAGCTTGATGATACTGTCACTGTCTCCTTGCCTGAGTTCTTCCACACAAACCAGAGTCTAGAGAGTCTCAG GAAACAGGCCAGTCTTGTAGCCATCCACAATGCGAAGCAAAAGGCACAGGAAATGGCCCGCTTTGTTCATTTGTCTGTGGGTCGGCCTGTGTACATCATGGAGGAAGACAGCCAGGAGATAGaaggacacacagacacaaactcTGACTccgtaaccatgacaacaatcCAGGAACGTATCTCAAATGCAACAATAACTGTACGCAGCCGTGTTTCAGCATCGTTTGAACTCAAACCAAAAGTAAAGAAAGTTCTGAGATAG
- the LOC137286957 gene encoding protein jagunal-like: MASKFGKRPEGSDGSDFWHRESIAGQYKVSTENKSRLRLDLFLHFVTGFMMFIRLLPALTAFFGMSVKMLRRWDLPAPRSWEYAWFISVVAAVLGWKSTPHNQIFLIKQYMLGTVVFGIFPVIFGFIDVADDLGKYYHEKKYTYVMFGYPAVIVWFLFLLVAVQLHIFGLYFGTVLVKAWRPRVVKPKEG, from the exons ATGGCCTCCAAATTCGGGAAAAGGCCAGAAGGGTCAGATGGAAGTGATTTCTGGCACAGGGAAAGTATCGCGGGGCAGTATAAAGTAAG CACTGAAAACAAGTCGAGACTGAGGCTAGATTTGTTCCTTCACTTTGTCACAGGCTTCATGATGTTCATTCGTCTACTGCCAGCTCTAACTGCCTTTTTCGGGATGTCGGTGAAGATGTTGCGTCGTTGGGATCTACCAGCTCCACGGTCTTGGGAGTACGCTTGGTTCATCAGTGTTGTAGCTGCTGTGCTGGGGTGGAAATCAACACCTCACAACCAAATATTTCTCATCAAACAGTACATGCTAGGAACTGTTGTATTTGGGATTTTCCCAGTCATATTTGGTTTCATAGATGTGGCTGATGATTTAGGCAAATACTACCATGAAAAGAAGTACACGTATGTGATGTTTGGCTATCCTGCAGTTATTGTGTGGTTTTTGTTCCTGCTTGTAGCAGTGCAGCTCCACATCTTTGGACTTTATTTTGGCACCGTGCTTGTGAAAGCATGGCGACCCCGTGTTGTAAAACCCAAAGAAGGATAA